A window from Chloroflexota bacterium encodes these proteins:
- a CDS encoding rod shape-determining protein — protein MLEKLIGIDLGTVNIIVYLSGKGIILQEPSVVAISTRDNKIVAVGKEARDMLGRTPESIEVARPLRAGVVADYVVTEAMLRYFIQRAIGRNPLLRPRVMISTPRGVTSVESRAVKDAAEQAGAKDAYLIPEPLAAAYGAGLPIGTPTGNMVVDIGGGTTEAAVVSMYDIVVWSSVRVGGNRTDDAIINYVRKKYNLLIGEKTAEEIKIKIGSALPLEEDMTIEVRGRDQVAGLPRTIEISSEEVTEAIAEPLASIVSTVKQTLEKTPPELAADIIDRGMVLTGGGSLLRNIDDLLTRETGVPCYVAENPLACVAIGAGKALENYAVMHRSLPET, from the coding sequence TTGTTAGAAAAACTCATTGGCATAGATCTTGGAACTGTCAACATCATTGTTTATCTCAGCGGCAAGGGCATTATCTTGCAGGAGCCCTCCGTCGTTGCCATTTCCACGCGCGATAATAAAATCGTGGCTGTGGGCAAGGAGGCCAGGGACATGCTTGGCCGCACGCCGGAGAGCATCGAGGTAGCCCGGCCTTTGCGGGCTGGCGTGGTGGCCGATTACGTGGTAACTGAGGCTATGTTGCGCTACTTCATTCAACGCGCCATCGGCCGCAATCCATTACTGCGACCGCGGGTCATGATCAGCACCCCGCGCGGTGTGACCAGTGTCGAGAGCAGAGCGGTGAAGGATGCCGCGGAACAGGCCGGCGCGAAAGATGCCTATCTCATTCCGGAACCGCTGGCGGCCGCTTACGGTGCAGGGCTTCCCATCGGTACCCCCACCGGCAACATGGTGGTCGACATCGGTGGCGGTACTACCGAAGCTGCGGTCGTGTCGATGTACGACATCGTCGTGTGGAGCAGCGTACGGGTCGGTGGTAACCGGACGGACGACGCGATCATCAACTATGTGCGCAAAAAGTATAATCTGCTCATTGGCGAGAAGACCGCGGAGGAAATCAAGATCAAGATCGGCTCGGCATTGCCGCTGGAAGAGGATATGACCATCGAGGTCCGTGGGCGTGATCAGGTTGCGGGTCTTCCCAGAACCATTGAGATCAGTTCGGAAGAGGTCACCGAGGCCATCGCCGAACCGCTGGCATCAATCGTCAGCACGGTCAAACAGACCCTGGAGAAAACACCGCCCGAGCTAGCTGCGGACATCATCGATCGGGGCATGGTGCTCACCGGTGGTGGTTCCCTGCTGCGAAATATCGACGACCTGCTGACCCGGGAGACCGGTGTGCCCTGTTACGTGGCCGAGAATCCCCTGGCATGCGTTGCCATCGGCGCCGGCAAGGCGCTGGAGAACTACGCCGTTATGCACCGCAGTTTGCCGGAGACGTA
- the atpC gene encoding ATP synthase F1 subunit epsilon — MADTIRFEFIAQENVVYEDDVNMVVAPGASGVLGILPKHAPLMTVVEPGEVVVKKEGQEDIHFAVGGGFMEVRPDKVTLLARSGESADEIDLQRAEEARRKAQEFLETGVPSTEERRRLMEQALRRSNVRIKIARRRRSKPRPASPTPGIGGEESD, encoded by the coding sequence ATGGCTGATACCATCCGCTTTGAGTTCATCGCACAGGAGAACGTCGTCTACGAGGATGACGTCAACATGGTGGTCGCGCCCGGCGCCAGTGGTGTCCTGGGCATTCTGCCAAAACATGCACCCCTGATGACCGTCGTCGAACCGGGTGAGGTGGTTGTCAAAAAAGAGGGTCAAGAAGATATCCATTTCGCCGTCGGCGGCGGTTTCATGGAGGTGCGTCCCGACAAGGTGACCCTGCTGGCTCGTTCCGGCGAGTCTGCCGATGAGATCGACCTGCAGCGCGCCGAAGAAGCCCGACGAAAGGCCCAGGAATTCCTTGAGACCGGGGTCCCCAGCACTGAGGAGCGACGCCGTTTGATGGAACAAGCACTGCGGCGCTCGAATGTGCGTATCAAGATTGCCCGAAGGCGCCGGTCAAAGCCGCGTCCTGCCTCACCAACTCCAGGCATTGGAGGCGAGGAATCCGATTGA
- the atpD gene encoding F0F1 ATP synthase subunit beta produces MAQNGKNSSTGSVGKIVSIMGPVLDAEFPDGQLPEINDAIEIPLQEGGKLVCEVQQQLGGNRVRAIAMSTTDGLSRGIDVVNTGAPITVPVGPETLGRIFNVLGEAIDEGADVIASDYYPIHRPAPSFVEQSTKAEIFETGMKVIDLVAPFTKGGKTGVFGGAGVGKTVIIQELIRNVAEEHSGYSVFAGVGERSREGNDLWNEMKESGVIDSTVLVFGQMNEPPGARLRVGLAGVTMAEYFRDQGRDVLLFIDNIFRFVQAGSEVSALMGRMPSAVGYQPTLGTEMGELQERITSTTKGSITSMQAIYVPADDYTDPAPATTFAHLDATISLERSLAEQALFPAVDPLASTSRILDPLVVGNEHYEVARAVQRTLQRYKDLQDIIAILGVEELSEEDKVIVHRARRMQRFLTQPMFVAEVFTGTPGEYVRLDETVRGFKEILDGKHDDLPEQAFYMVGTIEKAIEKAERVRAGG; encoded by the coding sequence ATGGCCCAGAATGGGAAAAATAGCTCTACCGGAAGTGTTGGGAAAATCGTTTCGATCATGGGTCCGGTCCTGGACGCAGAATTTCCCGACGGCCAATTGCCCGAGATCAACGATGCCATCGAAATCCCCCTGCAAGAGGGTGGCAAACTGGTCTGCGAGGTACAACAGCAGTTGGGAGGGAATCGGGTTCGAGCTATTGCCATGTCTACCACCGATGGTTTGAGCCGCGGCATCGACGTGGTAAATACCGGCGCGCCGATCACAGTGCCGGTCGGCCCTGAAACGCTGGGTCGAATCTTCAACGTATTGGGCGAAGCTATCGATGAGGGTGCGGATGTGATCGCATCAGACTACTACCCGATCCACCGGCCGGCGCCATCGTTTGTTGAACAGTCTACCAAAGCAGAGATCTTTGAGACCGGCATGAAGGTGATCGATCTGGTGGCGCCCTTTACCAAGGGTGGCAAGACAGGCGTTTTCGGAGGTGCAGGCGTCGGCAAAACGGTCATCATTCAGGAGTTGATCCGCAATGTGGCCGAGGAGCACAGCGGGTACTCCGTCTTCGCTGGTGTTGGTGAGCGCAGCCGCGAGGGCAATGACCTGTGGAACGAGATGAAGGAGAGCGGTGTGATCGACAGCACCGTGCTGGTGTTTGGCCAGATGAATGAGCCTCCCGGCGCCCGCCTGCGAGTGGGCCTTGCCGGCGTGACCATGGCGGAATACTTCCGCGATCAAGGCCGTGATGTGCTGCTCTTTATCGATAATATCTTCCGCTTTGTGCAGGCCGGTTCCGAGGTATCGGCCTTGATGGGGCGCATGCCCTCTGCCGTCGGTTATCAGCCAACGCTGGGCACCGAAATGGGTGAGTTGCAGGAGCGAATCACCTCCACCACCAAAGGCTCGATCACGTCGATGCAGGCGATCTATGTGCCGGCCGACGACTACACCGATCCGGCACCGGCCACGACCTTTGCCCATCTGGATGCCACCATTTCGCTGGAACGATCCCTGGCAGAACAGGCCCTCTTCCCGGCCGTCGATCCGTTGGCCTCCACCAGCCGTATTTTGGATCCACTGGTGGTCGGCAACGAACACTACGAGGTAGCCCGTGCCGTCCAGCGGACCCTGCAGCGCTACAAGGATCTGCAGGACATCATCGCCATTCTGGGTGTCGAAGAGCTCAGCGAGGAAGATAAGGTGATCGTTCACCGGGCACGGCGAATGCAGCGTTTCCTTACGCAGCCCATGTTCGTCGCCGAGGTATTCACCGGCACACCGGGTGAGTATGTCAGGTTGGATGAGACCGTGCGGGGCTTCAAGGAAATCCTTGACGGAAAACATGACGATCTGCCGGAGCAAGCTTTTTATATGGTCGGCACCATCGAAAAAGCCATCGAAAAAGCCGAGCGTGTGCGAGCGGGCGGATAG
- the atpG gene encoding ATP synthase F1 subunit gamma yields MATDREIRRRIRSVGNIEKVTKAMEAVSASKMRRAQAQVEATRPYADKSWEVLTFLARLRQSRTDLQALLQVRPENRIGLIMITSDRGLAGGLNSNLINHTWQYIKKWQEEGKEVTVVTIGKKGRDWMARYGPPLRATFINIGDQPTSAYLANGQHGGADMESVAPIARVAIEDFVTGEVDAVYLAYTDYHNVINYEPVVRKILPVEPGEPSVPMAADYIFEPDAQTVLGQVLYNFTELQILQALYESIASEHAARMVAMRNATDAANDLLGDLTLSYNKARQEKITMELLDIAAGANALAQETA; encoded by the coding sequence ATGGCAACCGATCGCGAAATCAGGCGACGCATTCGAAGCGTTGGCAACATCGAAAAAGTCACCAAAGCCATGGAGGCCGTTTCCGCCTCCAAGATGCGCCGTGCCCAGGCTCAGGTTGAAGCGACCCGACCCTATGCTGACAAGTCCTGGGAAGTGCTCACATTTCTCGCCCGCCTGCGCCAAAGCCGCACTGACCTGCAGGCCTTGCTCCAGGTACGCCCCGAAAACCGGATCGGCCTGATAATGATCACCTCCGATCGAGGCCTGGCCGGTGGTCTCAACAGCAATCTCATCAACCACACCTGGCAGTACATCAAAAAATGGCAGGAAGAGGGCAAAGAGGTTACGGTGGTGACTATCGGCAAGAAGGGGCGAGACTGGATGGCCCGCTATGGCCCCCCGCTGCGAGCGACTTTCATCAACATTGGAGACCAGCCGACCAGCGCCTATTTGGCCAACGGCCAGCATGGTGGCGCGGACATGGAATCGGTGGCACCGATTGCCCGGGTGGCCATCGAGGACTTCGTGACCGGTGAAGTTGATGCGGTTTACCTGGCATACACCGATTATCACAATGTAATCAATTACGAGCCAGTGGTACGCAAGATACTGCCCGTGGAGCCGGGGGAACCGAGCGTGCCCATGGCCGCCGACTACATTTTCGAACCCGATGCCCAAACGGTGCTGGGGCAGGTGTTGTACAACTTCACTGAACTCCAGATCCTGCAGGCGCTGTACGAGTCGATCGCCAGCGAACACGCGGCCCGCATGGTTGCCATGCGCAATGCCACCGACGCCGCCAATGATCTACTTGGCGATTTGACCTTGAGTTACAACAAGGCCCGGCAGGAAAAGATCACCATGGAGTTGCTTGATATCGCCGCAGGCGCCAACGCCCTGGCGCAGGAAACGGCCTGA
- the atpA gene encoding F0F1 ATP synthase subunit alpha codes for MTVRSQDLADLIRRQIDSFEAPQRLVDVGTVVEVGDGIARIVGLTSAAASELVEFPNGTLGIVFNLQEDNIGVIIMGEYSDIEEGNIVRGTGRIVSVPVGDAMIGRVINAVGQPIDGKGPINSTSFRSVERIAPNVVTRKSVDTPVETGIKAIDSMIPIGRGQRELIIGDRQTGKTAISIDTIINQKGKDLICIYVAIGQKRAQVAQVVATLEHYGAMEHTTVVAATASEPAALQYIAPYAGCAIGEEFMEQGRDALIVYDDLSKHAQAYRQVSLLMRRPPGREAYPGDVFYLHSRLLERAAKLAPDYGGGSLTALPIIETQANDVSAYIPTNVISITDGQIYLESDLFYAGVRPALNVGISVSRVGSAAQTRAMKQVASRLKLDLAQFRELAAFAQFGSSLDASTQQQLDRGQRLSELLKQPQYQPVSLEHQVMALYAGTNGYLDEIPVERIAEWEESFYQFMDSTHPAIGQSIAREKEMSDATIDGLKVALDDFNKQFLG; via the coding sequence ATGACAGTACGCTCGCAGGATCTGGCGGATCTAATTCGCCGGCAAATCGATAGCTTTGAAGCCCCCCAACGTTTGGTAGACGTGGGCACCGTGGTCGAAGTCGGCGACGGCATCGCACGCATCGTCGGTCTGACCAGTGCTGCCGCCAGTGAGCTGGTGGAGTTCCCCAACGGCACGCTGGGAATCGTCTTCAACCTGCAGGAAGACAACATCGGCGTGATTATCATGGGGGAATACAGCGACATCGAGGAAGGCAACATCGTCCGAGGCACCGGGCGCATTGTCTCCGTACCTGTGGGTGACGCCATGATAGGCCGCGTGATCAACGCCGTCGGCCAGCCCATCGATGGCAAGGGTCCTATCAACAGCACTAGCTTCCGCTCTGTCGAGCGCATCGCTCCCAACGTGGTGACGCGAAAATCGGTGGACACGCCGGTCGAAACAGGCATCAAGGCCATCGACTCCATGATCCCCATCGGCCGTGGCCAGCGCGAGCTAATCATTGGCGACCGCCAGACCGGCAAGACGGCCATTTCTATCGATACGATCATCAACCAGAAGGGCAAGGACCTGATCTGTATCTACGTGGCGATCGGTCAGAAGCGGGCCCAGGTAGCCCAGGTTGTGGCGACATTGGAGCACTATGGCGCCATGGAGCATACCACCGTAGTGGCTGCCACGGCGTCCGAACCCGCGGCCCTGCAGTACATCGCACCCTACGCGGGCTGTGCTATTGGCGAGGAATTTATGGAGCAGGGCAGGGATGCATTGATCGTCTATGACGACCTGAGTAAACACGCCCAGGCCTATCGCCAGGTTTCCCTGCTCATGCGCCGCCCGCCCGGTCGCGAAGCCTATCCCGGCGATGTTTTTTACCTTCACAGCCGCCTGTTGGAGCGAGCCGCCAAGCTGGCGCCCGACTATGGCGGCGGCAGCCTGACAGCCCTGCCCATTATCGAGACCCAGGCCAACGACGTTTCCGCCTATATTCCTACCAACGTGATTTCGATCACCGACGGACAGATCTATCTGGAGTCAGATCTCTTTTATGCCGGTGTTCGGCCTGCTCTCAACGTCGGCATCAGCGTCAGCCGGGTAGGCTCGGCGGCTCAGACCCGGGCGATGAAGCAGGTAGCCTCGCGCCTGAAATTGGATTTAGCCCAGTTCCGGGAACTGGCCGCCTTTGCCCAGTTCGGTTCGTCGTTGGATGCATCCACCCAGCAACAGCTTGATCGGGGCCAGCGTCTCAGCGAACTGCTCAAGCAGCCTCAGTATCAACCTGTGTCTCTGGAACACCAGGTCATGGCTCTCTACGCCGGTACCAATGGCTACCTGGATGAGATTCCCGTTGAGCGTATCGCCGAATGGGAAGAGTCCTTTTACCAATTTATGGACAGTACCCATCCTGCCATCGGCCAATCGATCGCTCGGGAGAAGGAAATGAGCGACGCGACCATCGATGGTCTGAAGGTTGCTCTCGATGACTTCAATAAACAGTTTTTAGGCTAA
- the atpH gene encoding ATP synthase F1 subunit delta, producing the protein MTASEARTYANVAFETALQGWIDGLAVVAEAIGRTPGVAKVLEDPGPSFEEKQSLLVTQMPDDLPRSVRNFLFAMLANGDIAALGDVLEEMHQLAAAGGGQRLTIAEITSAVELDSQERQAIEQKLVDEFGSNLDFRYIVDPAILGGIVVRVGDKLLDRSLASRLAGLRQSLGVSTD; encoded by the coding sequence GTGACTGCAAGCGAAGCAAGAACGTATGCCAACGTAGCGTTCGAAACGGCTCTCCAGGGCTGGATCGACGGTCTCGCTGTCGTAGCGGAAGCCATTGGCCGCACCCCTGGCGTGGCGAAAGTCCTGGAAGACCCAGGCCCCAGCTTCGAGGAGAAGCAGAGTCTGTTGGTCACGCAGATGCCCGATGATTTGCCGCGCTCTGTGCGTAATTTCCTCTTCGCCATGCTCGCCAACGGCGATATCGCCGCCCTGGGTGACGTATTGGAGGAGATGCATCAATTGGCGGCGGCCGGCGGCGGCCAGCGCTTGACGATCGCGGAAATCACCAGTGCCGTCGAGTTGGACAGCCAGGAGCGGCAGGCTATCGAACAAAAACTCGTCGACGAGTTCGGTTCGAACCTGGATTTCAGATACATCGTTGATCCAGCGATTCTGGGCGGTATCGTCGTGCGCGTCGGCGACAAACTGCTGGACCGCAGCCTGGCAAGCAGGTTGGCCGGCTTGCGGCAGAGCCTGGGCGTAAGCACTGATTGA
- the atpF gene encoding F0F1 ATP synthase subunit B has product MGEILGQLGINGSLLLAQIVNFVILLVILRLVLYKPMLNMLESRKLRIAAGLQAAEVARQEAEGERAQLEEQINLERREAMDRIASASQRGETLAGEIEASAREEAQRIIDDAREEADREKQRIINEAQGQIAELAVLAAEKVLDRELADPEAQKAYVSEFLASTNGTTRD; this is encoded by the coding sequence TTGGGTGAAATCCTCGGTCAACTAGGCATTAACGGCTCCCTTCTGTTAGCACAGATCGTCAACTTCGTCATTCTACTCGTGATCCTGCGGCTGGTGCTCTACAAGCCCATGCTCAACATGCTGGAAAGCCGCAAACTGCGGATCGCAGCGGGATTGCAGGCCGCTGAGGTCGCGCGCCAGGAGGCTGAAGGCGAACGTGCCCAGTTGGAAGAACAAATAAACTTGGAACGCCGCGAGGCCATGGATCGCATCGCTTCCGCCTCTCAACGCGGGGAAACGCTGGCTGGCGAAATCGAGGCCAGTGCCCGGGAAGAGGCACAGCGCATCATCGACGATGCCCGCGAGGAAGCCGATCGGGAGAAGCAACGCATCATCAACGAGGCCCAGGGGCAGATTGCCGAACTGGCAGTTCTTGCCGCTGAAAAGGTTCTCGATCGCGAACTGGCTGACCCTGAGGCACAGAAGGCCTATGTAAGCGAATTCCTTGCCTCGACAAATGGCACGACGAGGGACTAA
- the atpE gene encoding ATP synthase F0 subunit C: protein MEILAPALAIGLGALGPGIGIGLLVMGAMQAIGRNPEAAGEIRTNMILGIVFAEAIAIYALVVALVLIFVGAPGLTG from the coding sequence ATGGAAATTCTCGCTCCTGCTTTGGCCATCGGTCTGGGCGCTCTGGGTCCTGGTATCGGCATCGGTTTGCTGGTGATGGGCGCGATGCAAGCCATCGGCCGCAATCCGGAAGCCGCCGGTGAGATCCGAACCAACATGATCCTGGGAATCGTGTTCGCCGAGGCGATCGCCATTTACGCCCTGGTGGTTGCGCTGGTCCTGATCTTCGTCGGCGCTCCTGGCCTTACTGGTTAA
- a CDS encoding FoF1 ATP synthase subunit a yields the protein MQKILTPRNILIIVGILAVMIASAVLIKIPLPTIVLSPEIVFHIGNFPVTNTLIATFLADIVILVLAFFATRNMKDVPSGLQNLVEWFVETFFDMAEDVAGKSNAKKFFGIFMTLLIFLLVANWMELLPGVDTIGKIEPLEVAYAEAGVTSGFELRKGIFGIPSLDGAKPIDLTDEQIHEIEEAMAHGDESHGDGAHHESAYGGYVLLPYMRGAATDLNVPLALALISVFWTQVIGVQALGLSYFRKFIMPPVTGSNSIGMKLIEVFVGILEIISEFAKIISFTFRLFGNIFAGAILLFVMTFLVPFITPVPFYGLEVFVGFMQAFVFAFLTLIFMAMAVISHDHDSEHQ from the coding sequence GTGCAAAAGATTCTGACGCCCCGCAATATTCTCATCATCGTCGGTATCCTGGCGGTGATGATTGCCAGTGCAGTCCTGATCAAAATCCCTCTTCCCACCATTGTCCTTAGCCCCGAAATTGTCTTTCACATCGGCAACTTCCCCGTCACCAACACGCTGATCGCCACTTTTCTGGCTGATATTGTTATCCTGGTGTTGGCATTTTTCGCCACTCGCAATATGAAGGACGTTCCCTCGGGTCTGCAGAATCTGGTCGAGTGGTTCGTCGAGACCTTCTTCGACATGGCCGAAGATGTGGCCGGCAAGAGCAACGCAAAAAAATTCTTCGGCATCTTCATGACTCTGTTGATCTTTTTGCTGGTCGCTAACTGGATGGAGCTACTGCCCGGCGTTGATACCATTGGCAAAATCGAGCCGCTCGAAGTGGCCTATGCGGAAGCAGGCGTCACCTCCGGCTTCGAATTGCGCAAAGGGATCTTTGGCATCCCCTCTCTGGACGGCGCCAAACCGATCGACCTGACGGACGAACAGATTCACGAGATCGAAGAAGCGATGGCTCATGGCGATGAAAGCCATGGCGACGGGGCACACCATGAAAGTGCCTACGGTGGCTATGTGCTGTTACCCTATATGCGCGGCGCAGCCACCGACTTGAATGTTCCCCTGGCTCTGGCGTTGATCTCAGTATTCTGGACCCAGGTGATCGGCGTCCAGGCCCTGGGATTGAGCTATTTCCGCAAATTCATCATGCCGCCGGTGACCGGCTCCAATTCTATCGGGATGAAGCTCATCGAAGTTTTCGTGGGTATCCTGGAGATAATCAGCGAGTTCGCCAAGATCATTTCCTTCACCTTCCGACTTTTCGGCAACATCTTTGCCGGTGCGATTTTGCTTTTTGTGATGACCTTCCTTGTCCCGTTCATAACACCGGTGCCCTTCTACGGCCTCGAGGTATTCGTTGGTTTCATGCAGGCGTTCGTGTTTGCATTCTTAACACTCATCTTCATGGCCATGGCTGTGATCAGCCACGACCATGACAGCGAACATCAGTAA
- a CDS encoding FAD-binding protein: MANSNTTITHDLIIVGAGLAGSWAAMIAAQKGVKDVGVLSKIHPLRSHSGAAQGGIAAALNNVRPVPGTGPRGPLEQIPAGDDPVDSWELHMFDTIKGSDWLGDQDAIEILVKDAIDIVYEYDRLGCVFSRTPDGRIAQRRFGGHSAPRANFSADWTGHVLLHTIHEQALRHGVKFYSEWFCLDLIVEDNICRGIVAMEVLTGRIVTMRAKAVLFGTGGYGRAFKITSNALANTGDGVAIAYNAGIPLMDMEFVQFHPTGLYRHGILMSEACRGEGGYLTNSLGERFMENYAPDKMELAPRDLVSRSEQTEIDQGRGIMEDGQGIYLDMTHLGGEKIMERLPQVRELAIEFVGVDPIDAPVPIQPTAHYSMGGIPCDANGQVLADANGTPVVGFFVAGEVACVSVHGANRLGTNSLLEASVFGRRAGYALADFIHGGAQLHPVPGDPAAANTERVRDLLDNPGNELVEPIAQDLKATMTDNCGIFRSDERLRIALEDIHRLQKRFQNARVMDKSNRFNTDLLAAIEAQHMLTYSELIVGGALNRTESRGAHSRTDFPKRDDEEWLKHTVVEKTAAGPVISYKPVNIDWKKYPPQERKY; this comes from the coding sequence ATGGCAAACTCGAATACAACAATCACTCATGACCTCATCATCGTTGGAGCGGGACTGGCCGGCAGTTGGGCCGCCATGATCGCAGCCCAGAAAGGTGTCAAAGATGTGGGCGTGCTGTCCAAAATCCACCCGTTGCGGTCGCACAGTGGGGCCGCCCAGGGAGGGATCGCAGCCGCATTGAATAACGTGCGGCCTGTGCCGGGCACCGGTCCCCGCGGGCCCCTGGAGCAGATACCCGCTGGCGATGATCCTGTCGATAGCTGGGAATTGCACATGTTCGACACCATCAAGGGATCCGACTGGTTGGGCGACCAGGATGCCATCGAGATTCTGGTCAAGGATGCCATCGACATTGTCTATGAATACGACCGGCTGGGCTGTGTCTTCAGTCGCACGCCCGATGGCCGCATTGCCCAGCGCCGCTTCGGTGGCCACAGCGCTCCCCGGGCCAACTTCTCGGCCGACTGGACCGGCCATGTGTTGCTGCACACGATTCACGAGCAAGCATTGCGCCACGGAGTCAAATTCTACAGCGAATGGTTCTGCCTGGACCTGATCGTCGAGGATAACATCTGCCGTGGCATTGTGGCCATGGAGGTCCTGACGGGCAGGATCGTCACCATGCGGGCCAAGGCGGTGCTCTTCGGCACCGGCGGCTACGGCCGGGCCTTCAAGATCACTTCAAATGCCCTGGCAAACACCGGCGACGGGGTAGCTATCGCCTACAACGCCGGCATACCATTGATGGACATGGAGTTTGTGCAGTTTCACCCGACCGGGCTCTACCGCCACGGCATCCTGATGAGTGAAGCCTGCCGGGGCGAGGGTGGCTACCTCACCAACAGCCTGGGCGAACGATTCATGGAGAACTACGCGCCCGACAAGATGGAATTGGCGCCCCGGGACCTGGTCAGCCGCTCGGAGCAGACGGAGATCGACCAGGGCCGCGGCATCATGGAAGATGGACAGGGCATCTATCTCGACATGACCCACCTGGGTGGGGAGAAGATCATGGAGCGGCTGCCGCAGGTGCGGGAGTTGGCCATCGAGTTCGTTGGGGTCGATCCCATCGACGCGCCGGTACCCATTCAGCCGACGGCCCATTACAGCATGGGTGGCATTCCCTGCGACGCCAATGGCCAGGTGCTTGCCGACGCCAACGGCACGCCGGTAGTGGGGTTCTTCGTCGCGGGCGAGGTAGCCTGCGTGAGCGTTCACGGCGCCAACCGCCTGGGTACCAACAGCCTGCTGGAGGCCTCGGTCTTCGGCCGGCGGGCGGGCTACGCGCTGGCCGATTTCATCCACGGTGGCGCGCAACTGCATCCAGTGCCTGGCGATCCGGCTGCGGCCAACACCGAGCGGGTCCGCGATCTGCTGGACAACCCGGGCAACGAGCTTGTGGAGCCTATCGCGCAGGATCTGAAGGCCACCATGACCGACAACTGCGGCATCTTTCGCAGCGACGAAAGGCTGCGTATTGCCCTGGAGGACATCCACCGGTTGCAAAAGCGCTTCCAAAACGCCCGAGTGATGGACAAAAGCAACCGCTTCAACACCGATCTGTTGGCGGCCATCGAGGCGCAACACATGCTCACCTACAGTGAGCTTATCGTCGGCGGCGCGCTCAACCGCACCGAGAGCCGCGGCGCCCATTCCCGCACCGATTTCCCCAAACGGGATGATGAGGAGTGGCTGAAACATACCGTGGTCGAAAAAACCGCCGCCGGTCCGGTGATCAGTTATAAACCGGTCAACATCGATTGGAAGAAATACCCGCCGCAGGAGCGGAAGTACTAG
- a CDS encoding succinate dehydrogenase iron-sulfur subunit — protein MTESKNVTVRVQRFNPDTDRKPYLDSFEVELTADKTVLDALHEIKTRQDGSVTYRRSCRHAICGSCAMNINGVNMLACNKPLRDVLDRKGQVTIRPLPYLPIIKDLVVDRTVFWEQYVRVKPWLEPPEIETDKEYRVSPAEVAALDHAETCIMCGACYSACTVVAGNKRYIGPHALLKAYLRVVDPRDTAVEARLQEISGYDGVYRCHTIFNCIDACPKHLSPTSAIERLRKMAPKSKRLAQERQERQRTLTQPVAE, from the coding sequence ATGACCGAGAGCAAGAACGTAACCGTCCGCGTGCAACGCTTCAATCCCGACACCGACCGGAAGCCTTACCTGGATTCGTTTGAGGTCGAGTTGACGGCTGATAAGACGGTGCTGGACGCGTTACACGAGATCAAAACCCGGCAGGATGGCAGCGTGACCTACCGGCGCAGTTGCCGCCATGCCATTTGTGGCAGTTGTGCCATGAATATCAATGGGGTCAACATGCTGGCCTGTAACAAACCCCTTCGCGATGTGCTGGACCGCAAGGGACAGGTAACCATTCGCCCCTTGCCTTACCTGCCCATCATCAAGGATCTGGTGGTCGATCGTACGGTATTCTGGGAGCAGTATGTGAGGGTCAAGCCCTGGCTGGAGCCCCCCGAGATCGAGACCGACAAGGAGTATCGAGTATCTCCCGCCGAGGTCGCGGCCCTGGACCATGCAGAGACCTGCATCATGTGCGGCGCCTGTTATTCCGCCTGTACCGTGGTGGCAGGCAATAAACGCTACATCGGGCCCCATGCCCTGCTCAAGGCCTATCTGCGGGTGGTCGATCCCCGGGACACGGCCGTCGAAGCGCGGTTGCAGGAGATCTCGGGTTACGACGGCGTCTATCGCTGCCATACCATCTTCAACTGTATCGACGCCTGCCCCAAGCACCTGAGCCCCACATCGGCCATCGAACGGCTGCGCAAGATGGCGCCAAAATCCAAACGGCTTGCGCAAGAGCGCCAGGAACGACAACGGACCCTGACACAACCAGTGGCGGAGTGA
- the sdhC gene encoding succinate dehydrogenase, cytochrome b556 subunit: MYKTTGFLSFALRRLTGLALVAYLFMHIMVIGSANGGSARFDSVLNFVQTDFFKLLEIGLLAAVVYHAVDGIRLLIVHYFDVPDKEKSLFYAIFAVAAILVIAGGLPILLFMLEGK; encoded by the coding sequence ATGTATAAAACAACCGGCTTTCTCAGCTTCGCCCTCCGCCGCCTGACCGGGCTGGCGCTGGTGGCCTATCTGTTCATGCATATCATGGTCATCGGCTCGGCCAACGGTGGCAGCGCACGGTTTGATTCGGTGTTGAACTTCGTGCAGACGGACTTCTTTAAGCTGTTGGAGATTGGACTGTTGGCCGCGGTGGTCTACCATGCCGTCGACGGCATCCGTCTGTTGATCGTGCACTATTTCGATGTACCCGACAAGGAAAAAAGCCTCTTCTACGCCATATTCGCCGTGGCAGCCATCCTGGTGATCGCCGGTGGCCTGCCCATATTACTATTCATGCTGGAGGGCAAGTGA